Part of the Natronobacterium gregoryi SP2 genome, TTTGCTGGCGCGAGTCCTCGGAATCACGGATCGGGATGGCGACTCGAGTGGCGACGAACTCGCGGTCGTACGGTTCTCGCTCGACGCCTGACTGAAGTCAGAATCCTGGACTTACAGTCGATCTAACCTCCGGCGAGGGCGTTATACGCGTCGAACCCGTAATAGAGTCGAATAGCCAGCCGACCAGTTCGCCCCTCGATGCACCTATGAAAACAAACGCATCACCGAAAGCGCCGCTGCCAGTACCGTCCACCGATCACCTCGAGAAGCGGTCGCTCCGGGCACGCACCGAGCCGATGTCGGTGCTCCCGCTGGGCGACGGCCTCTACGAGATCGAGTCCGCAAGCGACAGCACCTACCTCGTCGATCTCGAGGCGGGCCGCTGTACCTGTCCCGACCACGTCTTCCGTGGCGTGCGGTGTAAGCACGTCCGCCGGATCGCCATCGAGATCACCGAGGGTCGGACGCCGCCGCCGGGAGAAATTTCGCTCGAGTGTCACGACTGCGATGCGCCGGTGTTCGTCGAGGAAGACGAGGCCGTCGAACCCGCCTACTGTGACGAGCATGCGATCTGGCCGGGAGATGTGGTTCGCGACCGCGAGACGGGCGACCGCCTGACGGTCGTCGACGTCTCGCCGTACCGTGCGGACGCGGTCTCGATTTCCGAGGCCGTCACCACCGTGGCCGACTATCCGACCAACGAGGGTTACGACCCCGACGTGCCGGTCGTCGGGGCGGTCTACCCGCACGCCACCGTGAAGCGAAACGGCGTCGTCCCCTCGTCGCTGACCGTGTACGTCTTCCCGCGAACGCGGCTCACGACGGCGAGCGACCGGTCGTAACTCGAATTCGAAACGAGACGGTTAGCCAGTCGCCTGGAAACCGTCGACCACCGACGATCCGTTTGTTTACACCGGTTTTACGGGGTATGTCACCAAGTATCTCGGTATGGGTTCGGCTCTCGACTACAGCAAGTTCGAGGAAGGACGAGGCGTCAACTACTGGAAACTCGACCGGGCCATTCGGCGGGAACTCCGGCGGATATACACCGACGAGGAGTTCGAGTGGGCCGAACCGCGACTCACAGCGTTCGGCGAAGTCGTCGGCCACACGATCGCCGACAACGCCGACTACGTCGACGACCACGGTCCCGAACTCGAGTCCTACGACAAACACGGCGAGGTCCAGAACCGCGTGCGATATCCTGCGGAACTGCTCGAGACCGAGCGCCTGGCCTACGAGCACGGGATCGTCGCCGATGCGTTCGAAACACCGCCGGATCGGGACGAGCCGATGCCGCTTTCCCACAACCTCGCGATGCAGTACCTGCTGTCCTATGCCGACCCCGGCTTCGACTGCCCGGTCGCGATGACCGCCGGTGCGGCGCTCGTCCTCGAGAAGTTCGACGACGGTTCTCTCGCAGCGTATTACGAGGCGCTGACCAGCCGCGACTACGAGGGGCTGATCGAGGGTGCGATGTTTCTCACCGAGAAGCAAGGCGGCAGCGACGTCGGTGCTGCCGAGACACTCGCCGAGTACGACGATGAAGCCGACTGCTGGCGACTCACCGGCGAAAAGTGGTTCTGTTCGAACATCGACGCCGAGGGAACGCTCGCGCTGGCACGCACTCCCGACGCACCCGAAGGGACCGACGGTCTCTCGATGTTTCTCGTCCCCCACGCCGACCCCGACCGCTCGGACGGCCCCTGGACCAAGGGCGACCGACTCGAGGATGGCCCGCTCTCCCCCGGCGAGGTCAACGACCAGCGCTACCGTCGGCTCAAGGACAAACTCGGGACGATATCGGTACCGACGGGAGCGGTCGAGTTCGGCGGCGCGAAGGCCTCCCTCGTCGGCGAGGAGGAACGCGGTTTCGAGCAGATGACCGAGATGCTCAATCTCGAGCGGCTGTCGAACGCCGCGGCCTCCTGTGGGATCATCGCGCGGGCGCTGCTCGAGAGCAAGATCCACGCCGCCAACCGCGAGGCCTTCGGCGAGACGATCGACCAGTACCCGCTGATGCGCGAGGACCTGGTCGACATGACGGTCGACCACGAGGCAGCGACGGCGTACGTCTTCGAGGTCGCGCGGCTCTTCTCGGAACGCGAACGCGCTGAAAGAGCGGGTGACACTGCCGACGATACCTACCGCCTCATGCGCCTGCTTATTCCCATCGCCAAACTCCGGACCGCACGGATGGCCGTCGACACGGCCTCCTACGCGATGGAGGTCCAGGGCGGCAACGGCTACGTAAACGACTTCGTCACGAACCGACTGCTGCGGGACGCCCAGGTGTTACCGATCTGGGAGGGCACCGAGAACATTCTTTCGCTGGATGTCCTGCGGGCACTCGAGCGCGAGGACGCCCACGAACCGTTCCGGGCGGCCGTCGAGGAACGACTCGAGTCCGTCTCCCATCCTGCTCTCGAGGACGCCGCCGAGACGGTCGAAGCGGAGTTTCGCGACCTCGAGACGGCGCTGGTGACGCTCGCTGGCGAGGACGCCGAGTACGCACAGCTGTCGGCAAAGCGTCTGTCTCACTACGTCTTCGACGTGTTCACTGCGGCGCTGTTGCTCGAGGAAGCACAGATCGAAATCGAGGACGGCGACGGACGGCTGGCGCTGGTCGCAAACCGATTCGTGACGAACGAACTCGAGAAGCGGGAGGCTCGTGGCATGACGGGCGGTGATCGGTTCGTGCTCGAGGCGTTCGACGCGGTCGTCCACCACGAACCGACCGACTACGAATCCCTGCTCGATCGCCAGGAGGAGGTCTGAACGAGCGTCGTCTCGTCCCGCCTCGAAGCACTGGGAGTGATCGGAGAGAGAGGGAGAGAGCGGTGGCCCGACCGTCGCTTCGCTGCGCCGTTTGTTATCAGATATCGAAACAACACACTTATTCCTCCGCATAGAAGTCCCGACTATGGCGATACTTGCTGCGATCGATGAGACGGAACGGTCGGAACGGGTGGTCGAAGTCGCCAACGATCTCGCGACGACGTACGACGATCCGCTCGTCGCGTTACACGTCGTCCCAGACGACGAATACAGGGCTCACAAAGAGAGTCTCGAGGACATTCCGGGGATGGAAGACTTTTCGCTCAGTCAGCAAGCCGACAGCGCAAAGCGATTTGCACAACAGTTCGTCATCGAAACAGTCGACGTCGATACGGAGCGGCTCAGGCCCCGTGGTCGCGTCGGCGCAGTGACCGACGAGATTCTGGCCGAGGTCGACGACCTCGAGCCGCGGTATCTCGTCATCGGCGGTCGTCACCGGTCTCCGGCCGGAAAAGTCGTCTTCGGGAGTACTGCCCAGCGACTCCTGCTAGACGCAGGCTGTCCCGTCGTCTCGCAGATCGTCGACGGTAACTGACGACAGCAACTCGGCTGTGGCCTGCTGGCCGAGACAGTTACTCGAGCAACTCGGCTGCTTCTTCTACCGCCATCGTCTCTTGTTTGACCGCGTTCAGCACGCGGAGGACGTCTTCGTCGGGGCCGTCGTCGTCGCTGCTGAGTTCGTTCAGGGTGACCTTCTCGCTCTCGCCGACGAACTCGGGGAAGTCGGTGCCTTCGGCGATGGCTGTCTCTTTCTTGACACGGTAGTTGCCACCGTCGGTGACGTGGAGGTCTGCGGGATGGAAGAAGTACCAGTTTTCGCGGTCGAATCGGACGCCGATGCGCGGTTTCGCGCCGAAGTTTTGGGCGAAGTAGGTCAGTGCTTCGACTTCCTCGCCGGTGAGGTAGATCGGATCGCCCGAACTCGATTTCGCCTCGATCGCGTAGAACGTTTCGCCGTCACCGGCGAGTACGTCGGGGAGTTCACGTTCTGTCGCGGAGCCGCTCGCGGGCGCTCGCATCACTGCGAACCCGGCCTCGTCGAGTGCGTTGACGAGTTCTCGTTCGCGGCGGTCGCCCTTCGCCTGAGACATATCCCACTCTCGTGTGCGGCCGCTAATAAAGAACCGGACGGCGCGACGAGAGTCACAGTGGGGCGAACGCGACGACGTCGACGAGCATCGAGGTTGCGATCTCTTCGTCGAGGCCGTACACCATCGACGCATAAAGGAGGACGAACTGGAACGCGTTGAGCGCGGCATGAGCGAGCGTCGGGACCAGGAGGTTGTCGGCCTTGACGTACACGTAGCCGAAGATCACGGACCCACCGAACATGATGACGAGCGACGCCAGAGTCGCGACCGTCGATCCGGCGAGTGCGTACATCGGGAAGTGAACGAGAGCGAAGATCACACTCGCGACCAGCACCGCCTGCATCGGGGAAAACGCCTCGTACAGCCGCTTCTGGATGACGTTTCGGAAGAGAAACTCTTCTGCGGGTGCATTGAACAGAAAGACGATAGCGATCATGATCAGCACCATCGTCGGATCGCCGCCGACGATGTCGACGACCTGGCTATCCGCAGCGGGAACGCCGAGTAACCCGTAGAGGAAACTGACGACGTACAGGAAGGCGATGCTCCCGACGCTGCCGACGAGGACGTAGATCCAGTCCCGTTTCGTCGGCACACGTAGGTCGATCCACGACAGTCCGCGATCGGTCCACAGCAGATAAATGAGGCCTGCAAGCGCCATCCCAACGAAGTTCAACGCCATGAAGACCGTTCGTCCCAGAAGCGAGGTTTCACCGTACTCTCCGGTCTGGACCGCCTCGAGCAGCGCGGGGTCGGCTACGAACGCTGGGATCGTCGTCACCTGGGGAACGACGGCGAGGCCGAAGACCGTCAGTCCAATCGCGACGAGCATGGACCGGACCGGTGCACCGTCGCGCTCGACGTCGACAGGGCGGGTGGATGTCTCCATGCACAGCGGTAGGTGATCGTGCTCCTTGGGCGTTCCTCTCTTCGCTGGCTGAAATTTGTAGCTCGTTTGGTTGGGTTGTGTCGTCTCGACGTACCTGTCTCGGCGAACGGGCAGACGGCTTCCGTACTGTTGTGTCGACACAGCCACGGCACCTCTCGTGGCCGCGCCGGAGAAGGCGTTCAGGGGCTGCTCATTCGCTCTCGAGTGAGGTCGGTTCCTCCTCGAACAACTGTGCGAACAGTCGCCCCTGGCCGACCCGGAGATGTCGATTGACCGTCGGCTGGCTCACCTCGAGCATCTCGGCGACTTCTTGGCCGGTGCTCTCGCGGGGCCACTCGAAAAAGCCCGCGAAGTAGGCAGTCCGGAGCACCTCGAGTTGACGGTCGGTGAGTGATTCGAAGAGTGCGTCGACGAGTTCGCGCCGGCTGTACATCGGTCGCTCGACGTGGCGCCGTCGCAGGAGGTCAGCCTCGCCGTACTGCTCGGTAAGCATTTCGGCGAACTCGCGAACGTCGGCCCCGGTCGGGACGTCGACGGTGACGACCGTCTCGTCGCCGTTCGCGCGGATGGAGCGGGGACTCCCGCCGTAGCGGACCAGTTGTGAGGCGACGGAACTGCCGGTGACGAGTGTCTCGAACCGACAGGTATCGCCCTCATCGTCGCCGTCACGTTCGCCGACGCTGAGCAACCGGTACTGTGAGACCGAGACGAGACCCTCGAGCACTGCCGTCACTGCCTCGGGTTCGACGCCGCGGGTCTCGAAGAACAGCAACGTCTCCTCTCCCGAGTGAGTGCCCAGTCCTTCGTACTCGACGCGTGCATCGGTCACCGACGCGATCCGAGAGAGGACGTCGCTCGAGTCGTTCACCTCGAGGGTGAGTTCGACGGCCGTCTCGGCGTGTAACGCCTCCCGTGTCTCCGTCGCGGTGATCGCGTTCGCGATTGCCTCGCCGAGTTCGGAGAAGACGGTGCGCTCGAGCGACGTGAACGCGTCTGGCGCGGTCGCGTAGACGGTTAGGACGCCATAGGAGTACTCTTCGACCGCGAGCGGGACGCTGATAGCCGACTGGAAGCCGGCGTCGAGGGCCTGCTTGCGCCACGGCTCCTGTTGCAGTTGGTCGACGACGTTCTCGACGACGGTCGTCTCTCCCGTCCGCACCGTCCGGGCGGCCGGCTCGCTCGAGGTTGCACTCCCGAGCGAGATTGCGTCCAGGTAGTCTTCGTGACTGCCGGCATAGCTTCGGGGATCGAGCGGCCCACCCTCGGCTTTCGCAGTGGCGATCCAGGCGAAGGCGATGTCGTCGTTCTCGACCAGTCGCTCGGGAACGGTCCGCTCGATCTCGTCGCGACTCGCCGCCCCGATCAGCGACTGGTTGATGCGTCGTATCGTCTCGGTGACCGTGATCTGTCGTCTGAGATGTCGGTTGCGCGCCTCGAGTTCGGCGTCTCGCTCTCGGAGACTGGCCTCGCTCTCGAGGCGGTCGAACGCCGCCTCGGCCGTCGCGACCAGCGTCTCGATCAGTCGGCGCGCCTCGGCGTCGGCCAGCCCCGATCTGGACGCGACCGTGAACACCCCGTGGTCACCGATCGGGACGACGACGGCACTCTCGATGCCGTTCTCGAAGACGTCGGAGCGGTCGAACGCTTCGGGGTCGTCGACGACCGTCTGTGCGCCGGTGGCGAACACGTTCCAGAGCACGGAGTCGCTGTTCCCGGCGTCCGTCGACGGGTCGTCGCTCGAGAGCTGATCGAACGCATCGGTGTGACTGATCGGAACGAGCCGGTTCACGTCGGAGTCGAGCCCGTAGAGTGCGATGGCAGCGGCCTCGAGAACGTCCTCGGCGGCAGCAACGACCTGGTCGGCAACCTCGTCGACGGTCTCTGCGCCGAGGAGTCGCCGGGTCGCCTCGTGGAGCGACTCGAGTGCCAACTCCCGGCGTTTCAGGCCGGTGATCTCCTGGAGCGCGCCCTGGTACTTGACGAGTTCGCCGTCGTCGAAGACGGGCGCACCGAAACCACGAACCCATCGCAGGTCGTCCGCCGTCGGCTGCATTCGCGCCTCGAGGTCGTAGACGGTCTCGTTCTCGATCGCCGTCTCGAGGGTCTTCCAGACGTCGTCTCTATCGTCGGGGTGATACTGGTCTATCGCGGCCGCGAGGTCGGGCTCTGCGTCCTTCTGCATGCCGTGGATTCGGTACAACTCTTCCGTCCAGGTCGCTTCCCGTGGCTCGGTCCGGAGATCGAGTTCCCAGCCGCCGATGCTTGCCATCTGCTGAATTCGTTCGAGGAAAGCCTGCGTCCGCTCGAGGTCTTTCTCGCGTTCCTTCTGGTCGGTCACGTCCTGTATCGACCCTCGAACCGCGACGACCCCGCCGTCTTCGACGACGGGTTCACCGATCGCTCGCACCCAGCGCCGTTCGCCGTCGTCCCTGACGAGTTGCAGTTCGAGGTCGTACGACTTGCCCTCTTCGATCGCCCGTTCGAGCGCTTGCTCGACGTGCGACCGGTCGTCGGGAGAGTAATACCCGAGTGCGGCCTCGAGGTCGGGATCGAAGTCGGCGTCGAGACCGTATATGCGGGCCGTCTCGTCGGTCCATTCGAGTTCGGACGGCTCTTCGCTGACGTCGAGTTCCCAGCCACCCACGTCTGCGACCCGCTGGGACTGCTCGAGTAGCGCCCGCGTCCGCTCGAGTTCCCGTTCGCGCTCTTTCTGATCGGTGATATCCTGGACTGAACCGCGAAGCAGCACGCGATGGTCGTCGTGATCGGTGTGACGGCCAGCGACGATCGGTTCACCGATCGCGCGAACCCACCGCCTGTCACCGTCTGGCCGGTCTATGCGAAGCTCGAGATCGTACGACTCTCCGTCCTCGAGAGCGCGTTCGATCGCTCGCTCGAGTTTCGGACGGTCGTCGGGGTGATAGTACTCGACAAGCCTTTCGTAGTCGATGTCTGCTCCCGGGTCGACCCCGTGGATGCGTGCCGTCTGAGCGGACCACTGGGCGTCGTACTGGCCGTCGGTGACGCCGAGTTCCCAGCCGCCCACGTCTGCGACCCGCTGGGACTGCTCGAGCAGTGCACGCGTCCGCCGGAGTTCTCGTTTGCTTTCGACCTGTGGCGTGATGTCGATGACGACCCCCTCGAGGTGGTCGAGGTTTTCCTCGTCGAAGACGCCGTGGCCCTGTTCGCTCAGCCAGCGACGGTCACCGTCGGCAGTTTCGATCTGATAGGTCACCTGGTAGGGGTCGCGTCCCGACACCGCTTCCTGGATGGTGTGCCAGAGCTCGTCGTTGTCACCGACGAGAACGTCTTCCGCCCAGTGTACGTCGCCTTCGACCAGCGCTTCTGGTTCGTAGCCGGTGAGTTCGGTTGCGCCTTCGCTGACGAATTCGAACGGCCACGCCGGTTCGTTCCGACAGCGGTAGACGATCCCGGGAACGTTGCTCATCAGGCTCGACAGCTTTCGTTTCTGTTTGCGGAGTTCCTGCGCTCGTTCTTTCCGTTCTGTGACGTCTTCCTGGAACTCGACGAAGTTGACCACCGCTCCCTGGTCGTCTTCGATCGGGGCGACGCTCACCCGGTTCCAAAACTCCGACCCGTCTTTCCGGTAGTTGCGGAGTTCGACGGTCGTCGGTTCCGCAGCGGCGATCGCCTCTCGTAGCTCTCGAACCGCTTCGGAGTCTGTTTCCCTCCCTTGCAGGAACCGACAGTTCCGGCCGCGACACTCCGACTCCGCGTATCCGGTCATCTCCTCGAAAGCGTCGTTCGCGTAGACGATCGGATCGTCTGGATGGCGGGGGTCCGTGATAGTGATGCCGATCGGCGCAGCCTCGAGGACGCGCTCTTTGAACCGTCGTTTCCGCTCGTACTCCTCGCGTTCGAACACGCGACCCAGCCGTCGACAGACGAACTCGAGGAAGCTCCGCTCGCTCGGCGTGATCGCGTCACGGGGCTCGTGACCGACGAAACAGACCCCTCCCTGCAACTCGCCGTCGACTTCTATCCGGCCACCGACGTACCATTCGACCTCCTCGTCCGGACTGCCCGAATGATAGCCATCGTCGACGCTCGTGAACACGACCGACTCGTCGGTCGATTCGAACAGGCGCTCTCGGAGTATCCACCGGAACTGTGCCTCCGGGACGGCCGCCGACGCCGCGGATTCGGACTCAGACTCGCGTATCCGAACCCCGTCTCCGTCCTCAGCGACGCGTGCGGCGACGCCGGCCTCGAGCGCCAGTCGCTCACGGGCAACCTCGAGTACCGCTTCGATGATGTCGCCGCTTGGCGCGTCGCCGTCTGCTACGAGCCGGTCGATCGTTCTCCTGTCTCGTTCGGTGGCGACCAGTCGCTGCCTTCGCTCGTAGAGGAGCGCCGTCAGGTCGTCGACCGCCCCGGAGAGCTCGGCGAGTTGCTCGTCTCCGTCGACCTCGAGGTCGATTTCGACGTCGCGTCGCTCCAGTGCACCGGCCTCGTCGGTTTCGTCGATCGTTTCGACGACGCTCCGAATCTCCTCGGTAAGTCGATCGAGCACGGCCGATCGACTCGGTCCGCTTCCGGCCGTGAGTGCGAGCGTCTCCGGACCGACCGGATCGAGGGGCAGCGCCGTCTCCCACGTGACAGCGAGGGCGAAGCTCACGACGGCAATCGCCGCTACGAGCCACGAACCGACCTCCACGATCCGTCTCTCTCGGGGCGAAGCGACGGAACCGTCTCCACGGGACGAAACGAGGCCGCGAAACATACCCCCAGTAACGGTTGCGGTGGATTATACGTTTGGCCGACTTCGGTAGTGGCTTCGGTCGTTTACCGGTCCGGACTTTCCAGTACGGAACTGGCGGTCCGGACCCGACTTCGGCCAGGGGAGAGGAGAGAAAGGCAGGGGCAGGGGAGAGGGGGCAGGGGAGATGGGGAAGGGGGGGGGGGGTATACATGTAGCGTCCAGACCGAGTCGGTGCAACGCATATAACGGACAGAGGGATGCCTCGGTCGCGCCTTGATCTGGTATGGCAGAAACAACTCTCGATCACCACCGCGATTCCCCCAGCCTTCGAGTCGTCGACGCACTCGCCACCGTCACCGACACCGATCCACTCGAGCTCGAGCCGCTGTATCACGCTGTCGATCCCGAGGCACTCGACCGACTGTTCCAGGAGGAAGCGAACGGACACGCAACCGTCCGTTTCGACTACCAGGAACACACGGTCGAAGTCCGCGGCGACGGCACTGTCGCCGTCGACGGCACCGTCCATGGAAGCCGATAATCGGGCGCGGACGCCGCGCTTCGACCGCCCTCGCGTCGCTTTCAGTATCGGGCCGACGATCGTGCTTCGAAACGCTACCAAACGATGCTAGGTGCCCTATCGATAGCCGAGACACGAAACGTCTTCCCGACCGACGACGAATCGCTCACCGCCCTCGTTATCGGGGACGGTTTCGCCGCCGAGCGCCTCGAGACGGACCAGGAGACCTCACCTATCGTCGAAATCTCGACGGCGGTGTCTCTCTCCGCTGCACTCGAACAACTCGCTGACGTCGACTGTCTCGTCTGTCGACAGCCGCCGGAGGACGCCACTCTCGAGGAGACGATCGACCGCGTTCGACGCCGGCGCGCGGAGCTTCCGGTCCTCGTCGTGGCCGACGAGAGCTGGCTGACGATGGCGCGTGACGAGACGGCCGACCACCAGTGGACCGACGTCGTCGCCGACGGACCAACCGTCGACCAACGGCTTCGCTACAGACTCCCACGGCTCGTCGAACGAAAACGGCTGTCGACGCTGTCACAACGCTCGCTCGCCGGTATCGAACTCGCTGGCGATGCCATCGCGACTGTCGACCCCGACGGTGCCATCGAGTTCCCGAACCACTCGTTCGCCGTCGAGTTCGGGGCCGACCGCGACGGCCTGATCGGGCAACCGTGGCAGGACCTGTTCGAACCGGCCACCGCCGAGCGACTCGCGTCGACTGCGATACCGACGGTCGAGGACGGCTGGCGCTGGACCGGCACCTGTACCGGTCGCCGAACCGACGGCACGGAGTTTTCCGCGCGCGTCAGCATCGGCGGACTCGAGGACGGCAGTCTGGTGTTCGTCGTCGAGACGCCAGCAGACGACGAGACGACCACCGGCTGACCGTCGCGTTTCTCCGACCTGTGTTCGACGTCGACTGACGTCTCGATACCCGTTGTCCTCGCGACACGTTCGATTCCCGACACAGATTCGCCCCGCGGAGACGACGGCGACGCTCGAGATGGAGTAGAAATTACGTCCCGTGATCCCAGGAATCCATGTACTCGCGCTGGATGTCCGTCAGCGAGTCGAACTCGACGCCCTCGGCCTCGAGTTTGATCTCGGCGATCTCTTTGTCGAGTTCGTCCGGCACGTCGTGGACGCCCGCGTCGTACGCCTCGGGGTTCTCGAGCATCTCTCGCACACAGACGGCCTGGATACCGAAGCTCTGGTCCATCACCTCGACGGGGTGGCCCAGCGAGATCGGTGCGGCGAGGTTCACGAGTCGGCCCTCGGCGATGACGTTCAGCCGGCGGCCGTCCTCGAGTTCGTAGGCCTCGACGCCCTCGCGGGCTTCGTAGCGGTCGACCGCGAGGTCGTCGAGTGCGTCGAGGTCGATCTCGATGTCGAAGTGGCCCGCGTTCGCGAGCAAAACCCCGTCTTTCATCTGCTCGAAGTGTTCCTCGACGATGACGTCGCGGTTGCCCGTCGTCGTCAGGAAGACATCGCCGACCTCGGCGGCCTCGGCCATCGGCATGACCTCGTAGCCTTCCATGTGGGCCTCGAGGGCGCGCCGTGGCTCGACCTCGGTGACGATGACGTTTGCGTTCTGGCCGGCGGCCTTCTTCGCGACGCCTTTCCCACAGTAGCCGAAGCCGGAGACGACGACGTTCTTCCCGGCCCACGAGAGGTTCGTGGTCATGGCGATCGAGGCCAGCGAGGACTCGCCGGTGCCGTGGACATTGTCGAAGAGTCGCTTCATCGGCGTGTCGTTGACAGCGAAGACGGGATACTCGAGTGCGCCGTCGTCGTCCATCGCGCGCAGTCGGTGGACGCCGGTCGTCGTCTCTTCTGCGCCGCCGACGATGCCGTCGATCAGTTCGGGGTAGTCCTCGTGGATCGCGGCGACGAGGTCCATCCCATCGTCGACCGTGATCGTCGGCTCGTGGGCAATGACGGCCTCGATGGCCGCGTAGTACTCGTCGTCGTCGACGCCGCGTTTCGCGTAGCTGGTGATGTTGTCGTGGGCGTCCAGCGCGGCGGAGACGTCGTCGTGGGTCGAGAGGGGGTTACAGCCCGTGACGGCGACCTCGGCACCGCCCTCTGCGAGCGTCTCGACGAGAATCGCGGTCTTGGCCTCGACGTGCATCGCCATCGCGATGCGTTCGCCCTCGAATGGCTGGTCGGCGACGAACTCCTCGCGCACGGACTCGAGGATGGGCATGTGCTGGGCGGCCCAGTCCATCTTTCGCCGGCCCTCCTCGCGGGCGCTCTCGGCGTCGTCTACCTGTTCGCTGATCGGGGCATACGAACTCCCGGTCTCAGTCATGTCTCTATAGAGAGCGACCGGAGCCAAAACGGTACCGAAGCGGAGTCGCCGAGACGGTCGCTGTAATGCCGGCCCGGAACCGCCGTCGGTGACAGACCGTGCCCCTGACAGCGTGTCGCGTTCCGTTTCGTCGTCCGACGGCGGAGCGTGACGCGAGACCGGGTTAGTTACCGGGTGGACCGCCACCAGCGTGGTCCGGCGGACCGCCGCCACCGCTGGACGAGCTGCCACCGCTGGACGAGCTGCCACCGCTGGACGAGCTGCCACCGCTGGACGAACTACTGTCGTCGTTATCCGACGGGCCAGCGTGTCCGGGTGGACCCTGCCCACTTTCGTCGTCATCGTCGCCCGGCGGGCCAGCGTGTCCGGGTGGTCCCTGGGTGCTCTCGTTGTCACTGCCCGGCGGGCCAGCGTGTCCGGGTGGTCCCTGGGTGCTCTCGTTGTC contains:
- a CDS encoding HalOD1 output domain-containing protein — protein: MAETTLDHHRDSPSLRVVDALATVTDTDPLELEPLYHAVDPEALDRLFQEEANGHATVRFDYQEHTVEVRGDGTVAVDGTVHGSR
- a CDS encoding adenosylhomocysteinase, giving the protein MTETGSSYAPISEQVDDAESAREEGRRKMDWAAQHMPILESVREEFVADQPFEGERIAMAMHVEAKTAILVETLAEGGAEVAVTGCNPLSTHDDVSAALDAHDNITSYAKRGVDDDEYYAAIEAVIAHEPTITVDDGMDLVAAIHEDYPELIDGIVGGAEETTTGVHRLRAMDDDGALEYPVFAVNDTPMKRLFDNVHGTGESSLASIAMTTNLSWAGKNVVVSGFGYCGKGVAKKAAGQNANVIVTEVEPRRALEAHMEGYEVMPMAEAAEVGDVFLTTTGNRDVIVEEHFEQMKDGVLLANAGHFDIEIDLDALDDLAVDRYEAREGVEAYELEDGRRLNVIAEGRLVNLAAPISLGHPVEVMDQSFGIQAVCVREMLENPEAYDAGVHDVPDELDKEIAEIKLEAEGVEFDSLTDIQREYMDSWDHGT
- a CDS encoding PAS domain-containing protein; translation: MLGALSIAETRNVFPTDDESLTALVIGDGFAAERLETDQETSPIVEISTAVSLSAALEQLADVDCLVCRQPPEDATLEETIDRVRRRRAELPVLVVADESWLTMARDETADHQWTDVVADGPTVDQRLRYRLPRLVERKRLSTLSQRSLAGIELAGDAIATVDPDGAIEFPNHSFAVEFGADRDGLIGQPWQDLFEPATAERLASTAIPTVEDGWRWTGTCTGRRTDGTEFSARVSIGGLEDGSLVFVVETPADDETTTG